The following proteins are co-located in the Imtechella halotolerans genome:
- a CDS encoding type II toxin-antitoxin system HipA family toxin, whose amino-acid sequence MKYASINELKVGLNFDGDIIPVGRLALRDYRIYFEYDQNFIGRGLEISPLKLPLEAGLQVFDYRPFEGLPGVFNDSLPDGWGRLLFDRYVRSLHLLPQEFTPLDRLTHIGSTGLGALVYEPDHSEVNKQIEEINLDLLSQQTQEILDGDAEDVLKVLINLNGSSAGARPKALIGFNKVMNRIISGKHNLPENYEHWIVKFANSSDGVDAGAIEYVYALMAKEAGVEMMPVNLFEASKGAGYFATKRFDRIGNQRFHMHTASGLLHSDFRAPSLDYVDLITLTGILTKDIREVEKMYRLAVFNVLSHNRDDHSKNFSFLMDAEGIWKLSPAYDLTFSSGPRGQQSTMVMGEGQFPTIDHLVKLGIEAHLKRDKIDAVIQQTKNALNQWEILATNHGVTKANIKLIKSRIC is encoded by the coding sequence ATGAAGTACGCATCAATAAACGAATTAAAAGTGGGACTGAACTTTGATGGGGATATCATACCTGTGGGACGTTTGGCGCTAAGAGATTATCGAATATATTTTGAATACGATCAAAATTTCATTGGTCGTGGTTTGGAAATATCTCCTTTAAAACTTCCCTTGGAGGCAGGTTTGCAGGTTTTTGATTACCGTCCTTTTGAGGGTTTACCTGGTGTTTTTAATGACAGCCTTCCGGATGGTTGGGGTCGATTACTTTTTGATCGATACGTTAGAAGTCTACATTTATTACCGCAAGAATTTACTCCTCTAGACCGTTTAACACATATTGGTAGTACTGGACTCGGTGCTTTGGTATATGAACCCGATCATAGTGAAGTAAATAAGCAAATAGAGGAGATTAATCTGGATCTATTATCCCAACAAACACAAGAGATATTAGATGGAGATGCGGAAGACGTTCTAAAAGTGCTTATCAATCTGAATGGGTCCTCTGCTGGTGCGCGTCCCAAAGCGCTTATAGGTTTTAATAAAGTAATGAATCGTATTATTTCAGGAAAACATAATCTTCCAGAAAATTATGAGCATTGGATAGTGAAATTCGCAAACAGTTCAGATGGTGTTGATGCAGGAGCTATTGAGTATGTTTATGCGCTTATGGCTAAAGAGGCTGGGGTAGAAATGATGCCGGTCAATTTGTTTGAAGCCTCAAAAGGTGCGGGATATTTTGCAACAAAGCGTTTTGATCGGATTGGTAATCAACGGTTTCATATGCATACGGCTAGTGGTCTTTTGCATTCAGATTTTAGAGCCCCGTCATTGGATTACGTAGATTTAATTACCCTGACTGGGATTTTAACTAAAGATATACGAGAAGTTGAAAAAATGTATCGTCTTGCTGTATTCAATGTTCTTTCACATAATCGTGATGATCATAGTAAGAATTTCTCATTTCTTATGGATGCTGAAGGTATCTGGAAGCTTTCTCCTGCTTACGATTTGACATTTTCTTCAGGTCCAAGAGGTCAGCAAAGTACTATGGTTATGGGAGAGGGGCAATTTCCGACTATAGATCATTTAGTAAAATTAGGTATAGAAGCTCATTTAAAACGCGATAAAATTGATGCTGTTATCCAGCAGACTAAAAATGCGCTTAATCAATGGGAAATCTTAGCAACAAATCATGGGGTAACCAAAGCCAATATCAAGCTTATAAAATCCAGAATATGCTAG
- a CDS encoding STM3941 family protein, with protein MSSIDQIEIPFSKTKMVLTLLGSLVFIGLGLWFVIDPPASNHRVFGNPTRVFTVGLVSMLFFGLVCVVVIRKLVDNRPGLIIHRQGIVDNSSGVSAGLIPWGDIEDIEISQVMNQKFIMIIVNNPEFYLNKVNNPLKKNAIKMNYLSYGSPISISSNSLQTNFNDLLSLLTKKMAEFKS; from the coding sequence ATGAGTTCAATTGATCAAATTGAAATTCCATTTAGTAAAACAAAAATGGTGCTTACTTTACTAGGCTCCTTGGTTTTTATTGGTCTTGGTCTTTGGTTTGTAATAGACCCACCAGCGAGCAATCATAGAGTTTTTGGCAACCCAACACGTGTTTTTACTGTTGGTCTTGTTTCCATGCTATTTTTTGGATTGGTATGCGTGGTTGTTATTCGTAAGTTAGTAGATAATAGACCTGGTTTAATCATTCATAGGCAAGGTATCGTTGATAATTCTAGTGGCGTGTCTGCTGGTTTAATCCCTTGGGGTGACATTGAAGATATAGAAATATCACAGGTGATGAACCAGAAGTTTATAATGATTATTGTGAATAATCCTGAGTTCTATTTGAACAAGGTGAATAATCCTTTGAAAAAAAATGCCATAAAAATGAATTATTTATCCTATGGCTCTCCAATTAGTATTTCTTCAAATTCTTTACAAACCAATTTTAATGATTTATTGAGTTTGTTAACCAAAAAAATGGCAGAGTTTAAATCTTAA
- a CDS encoding RDD family protein → MTEIKESQYHLSSRKRRIIAFLIDHFIVTFLMVVAVFLMLGPNFMDTDNVGNLTSKIGPTVLLGFLVYFAKDSIKGISPGKWIMGIMVRDEHNLDQVPSIGTLLIRNLFLLIWPIECIVLVFSKEKKRLGDRIGKTVVVKNPVRSSLYLRISVLAVMGISYFFFIFLFVGNTVKNSEVYKLAISEIEVNEEIQIETGGIKGYGMIPKGTVRITDHVGEANLSIKVLGNQKDLDVGVYLRKEPNENWRLIELNK, encoded by the coding sequence ATGACGGAAATTAAAGAATCTCAGTATCATTTATCAAGTAGAAAAAGACGAATAATTGCCTTCTTAATTGACCATTTTATAGTCACATTTTTAATGGTGGTAGCAGTTTTTTTGATGCTAGGTCCAAATTTTATGGATACCGATAATGTGGGCAATTTGACTTCTAAAATAGGTCCAACCGTGCTACTTGGATTTCTTGTGTACTTTGCCAAGGATTCCATAAAAGGGATCAGTCCAGGGAAGTGGATTATGGGAATTATGGTTCGTGATGAGCATAATTTAGATCAAGTCCCATCCATAGGTACATTGTTAATTCGGAACTTATTCCTACTAATTTGGCCAATAGAATGTATTGTTCTGGTCTTTAGTAAGGAAAAGAAAAGACTGGGGGATAGAATTGGAAAAACAGTGGTTGTTAAAAACCCAGTTAGGTCTTCTTTATATCTAAGGATTTCTGTCTTAGCAGTAATGGGAATTTCCTATTTCTTTTTCATCTTTTTATTTGTGGGTAACACTGTAAAAAATTCTGAAGTCTACAAACTAGCCATTTCAGAAATTGAAGTAAACGAGGAAATACAAATTGAAACTGGTGGTATAAAGGGGTATGGTATGATTCCTAAAGGAACTGTGCGAATTACAGATCACGTTGGAGAAGCTAATTTAAGCATTAAGGTGCTTGGAAATCAAAAGGATTTGGATGTCGGAGTTTACTTAAGAAAAGAGCCTAACGAAAATTGGAGATTAATAGAATTGAATAAATAA
- a CDS encoding VOC family protein: MKERLFIAIITLTFGIVSCENKVSSTSEQSQINETNTKSVEQMNSYISIFEIPAKDISRAINFYQEILEVHIEKLQFPEMEMGLFPFQDQMVTGVIMKGEGYEPSASGVTIYFNGGDNLQNILDKVEKNGGKIIIPKTHHADEIGFFAIFLDSEGNKIGLHSAN, from the coding sequence ATGAAAGAAAGACTTTTTATTGCAATTATTACCTTGACATTTGGTATTGTGTCTTGTGAAAATAAAGTTTCTTCAACTTCGGAACAAAGTCAAATTAATGAAACAAATACAAAAAGCGTAGAACAAATGAATAGTTATATCTCTATTTTTGAAATCCCTGCAAAGGATATTTCACGGGCCATCAACTTTTATCAAGAAATATTGGAGGTGCATATTGAAAAATTACAATTTCCCGAAATGGAAATGGGTCTGTTTCCATTTCAAGACCAGATGGTTACAGGAGTAATTATGAAAGGAGAGGGGTATGAACCTTCTGCAAGTGGGGTTACTATTTATTTTAATGGTGGAGATAATTTGCAGAACATTCTAGACAAAGTTGAAAAAAATGGGGGTAAAATCATAATTCCTAAAACACACCATGCTGATGAGATTGGATTTTTTGCCATTTTCCTTGACTCTGAAGGAAATAAAATCGGACTACATTCAGCAAATTAA
- a CDS encoding helix-turn-helix domain-containing protein, with protein sequence MFSILYTETNYFRDNYNIPRYSIILMEDPSEFSIDFVNYTTKRNSILFLSPYQNLKWLRTSPQKIKIIEFHGDFYCIEYHKKEVACNGLLFNNIYSQPYISLDESNFRELEIVVEKMDFENQNKINFSDAVLRSYLQLLLAICSREKALQIDDTLLEHPFETQLLEFQSLLEQHFILQRTPSFYANVLAMSPSSFSKKVKQQFGKTPTKLIQERVVLEAKKQLHLTHKSVKEIASLLNFDDEYYFSRYFKKEVGLPPSQFREEVGISIVAK encoded by the coding sequence TTGTTTTCAATACTATATACTGAGACCAACTATTTTAGAGATAACTATAACATTCCGAGATATTCTATTATCCTAATGGAAGATCCTAGTGAATTTTCCATTGATTTTGTGAATTATACAACTAAGCGAAATTCTATTCTTTTTCTATCTCCCTACCAAAATCTGAAATGGCTTAGAACATCACCTCAAAAGATTAAAATAATTGAATTTCACGGTGACTTTTATTGTATAGAATACCATAAAAAGGAAGTTGCCTGTAATGGCTTATTGTTTAACAACATTTACTCTCAACCATACATCTCTCTGGATGAAAGTAACTTTCGAGAATTGGAAATAGTTGTTGAGAAAATGGATTTTGAAAATCAAAACAAAATAAATTTCTCCGATGCAGTACTGAGATCTTATCTCCAGTTACTCTTAGCGATATGCAGTAGAGAAAAAGCGTTGCAAATTGATGATACGCTTTTAGAGCATCCTTTTGAAACGCAACTCTTGGAATTTCAGTCATTGTTAGAACAACATTTTATACTTCAACGTACCCCTTCGTTTTATGCTAATGTACTGGCGATGTCTCCTTCTTCCTTTAGTAAAAAAGTTAAACAACAATTTGGAAAAACGCCTACAAAACTAATTCAAGAGCGTGTTGTATTAGAAGCCAAAAAACAATTACACCTCACTCATAAATCTGTCAAGGAAATTGCATCCTTACTAAATTTTGACGATGAATATTATTTTAGTCGTTATTTTAAAAAAGAAGTTGGATTGCCTCCATCACAGTTTCGGGAAGAAGTAGGTATTTCTATTGTGGCAAAATAA
- a CDS encoding XAC2610-related protein yields MNKLVGLLIGLISVVGFSQTTFEIKGFSEKYEGVLTLVDGYEEEVFKKGVIAIFDSKSQKKLFEIESEELTFDLDNDNSVRTNVVELPYGEQSILICQDFNFDGIKDLAVMDGQFSCYHGPSFQVYLDIDNKLIHSPEFTRLAQEYCGMFSVDYDTKTIHTMTKSGCCWHQFSSFKVVDNKPTPILVVDENAMDFPFHTTTITRWEDAKKIETIEKTIDLEYEGIRQVLSFTLLKSQKKVVVYALNGQVLNYVLIRPDSTVEFSYPSTFAYESPDFIINAMEDTLGFKNEEATYKIYEVRRQGKVEKIGIQVLINGKAYDLKGDVGSLSGSLKGVKQVNLHNVVYQ; encoded by the coding sequence ATGAATAAATTAGTTGGGCTTTTGATTGGGCTCATTTCAGTAGTAGGCTTTAGTCAAACAACCTTTGAAATCAAAGGATTTTCTGAAAAGTATGAGGGTGTTCTTACCCTTGTCGATGGTTATGAAGAAGAAGTTTTTAAAAAGGGAGTAATTGCCATTTTTGACAGTAAATCTCAAAAAAAGCTCTTTGAAATTGAGTCAGAAGAATTGACTTTTGATCTGGATAATGACAATTCCGTTAGAACTAATGTGGTTGAATTGCCTTATGGTGAACAAAGTATACTTATTTGTCAGGATTTTAATTTTGATGGTATAAAGGACTTAGCGGTTATGGATGGCCAATTCAGTTGTTATCACGGTCCATCCTTCCAAGTATATTTGGATATTGATAATAAATTAATTCATAGTCCTGAATTCACCCGCCTTGCTCAGGAATATTGTGGTATGTTTTCGGTAGATTATGATACTAAAACCATTCATACCATGACTAAAAGTGGGTGTTGCTGGCATCAGTTTTCAAGTTTTAAGGTGGTAGATAATAAACCAACACCCATATTGGTAGTAGATGAAAATGCCATGGATTTTCCCTTTCATACTACTACCATAACAAGGTGGGAGGATGCGAAAAAGATTGAAACCATTGAGAAAACTATCGATTTGGAGTATGAAGGGATACGTCAAGTACTATCCTTTACCTTACTTAAAAGTCAAAAGAAAGTGGTTGTATATGCTTTAAATGGCCAGGTTTTGAACTATGTGCTTATACGTCCTGATTCAACGGTTGAGTTTTCATATCCTAGTACTTTTGCATATGAAAGTCCAGACTTTATCATTAACGCCATGGAAGATACCTTAGGTTTTAAAAATGAAGAGGCTACTTATAAGATTTATGAAGTACGTAGACAAGGGAAGGTTGAGAAGATTGGAATACAGGTTCTAATTAACGGAAAAGCATACGATCTGAAAGGAGATGTAGGTTCATTAAGTGGCTCTTTAAAAGGTGTGAAACAAGTGAATTTGCATAATGTTGTTTATCAATAA
- a CDS encoding YeiH family protein: MKDIYSKTVYFCILIIALLGVINSPTAMLLGFVFTIFFNNPYRKYSHKAIHYFLKISVVGLGFGMHIKETLETSKEGVSLTLFSIILTVSLGLLLTKILKLDFKLGHLISSGTAICGGSAVAAIAPVIKAKSNTISIALGIVFLLNSIALLVFPAVGHFLSLSQDQFGLWCAIAIHDTSSVVGAALGYGDEALRIATTVKLSRTLWIIPLSIFSMFLFKTKGERIRIPYFIFLFIAAILINSYHILPQTVTSNLVLIAKRLLIVTLFLVGSTISIKELKSTGMKPIIVALVLWIFISIFSLLYILN, translated from the coding sequence ATGAAAGATATTTATTCAAAAACAGTTTATTTTTGTATCCTTATAATCGCACTTTTAGGGGTAATAAACAGTCCAACAGCTATGCTTCTTGGCTTTGTGTTTACCATTTTTTTCAATAATCCATATAGAAAATACAGCCATAAAGCAATCCATTATTTTTTAAAAATTTCAGTTGTTGGACTAGGGTTTGGAATGCATATTAAAGAAACGCTAGAAACAAGTAAAGAGGGGGTAAGTTTAACTCTATTTTCCATAATTTTAACTGTTTCGCTAGGCTTGCTGTTAACCAAAATTTTGAAGTTAGATTTTAAACTTGGACATCTCATAAGTTCTGGAACCGCCATTTGTGGTGGAAGTGCTGTTGCTGCTATTGCTCCTGTTATAAAAGCAAAAAGTAACACCATAAGTATAGCTTTAGGTATCGTATTTCTATTAAACTCGATTGCATTGTTAGTGTTTCCAGCGGTAGGGCACTTTTTAAGTTTATCTCAAGATCAATTCGGTTTATGGTGTGCTATTGCTATTCACGATACAAGTTCGGTAGTTGGGGCTGCATTAGGTTATGGTGACGAAGCATTAAGAATCGCAACCACAGTAAAATTATCTAGAACCTTATGGATTATCCCTTTATCAATTTTTTCCATGTTTTTATTTAAAACAAAAGGAGAAAGAATTCGAATTCCTTACTTTATTTTTTTATTTATTGCTGCAATTCTAATTAATAGCTATCATATTTTACCTCAAACAGTTACTAGTAATTTGGTATTAATTGCTAAACGTTTATTGATAGTAACATTATTTTTAGTTGGTTCAACCATTTCAATAAAAGAGTTGAAATCCACTGGAATGAAACCCATTATAGTAGCATTGGTTTTATGGATATTTATTTCAATTTTTTCATTACTTTATATATTGAACTAA
- a CDS encoding helix-turn-helix domain-containing protein codes for MVLLITSSRAQIKIAQNMRDLRLEKGLTQEGLSKRSGVSLSSLRKFEQKGVISLESFLKLAMVLGNLERFVEASKPSGNNFTSIDDVLNKKENKRPERGWRK; via the coding sequence ATGGTATTACTTATTACATCGTCAAGAGCTCAGATAAAAATAGCTCAAAACATGAGAGATTTACGTCTTGAAAAAGGTCTTACTCAAGAGGGATTGTCTAAGCGTTCGGGTGTTAGTTTGTCTTCATTGCGAAAGTTTGAGCAAAAAGGTGTTATCTCGCTTGAATCTTTTTTAAAGCTAGCCATGGTATTGGGAAATTTAGAAAGGTTTGTTGAGGCATCAAAACCTTCAGGAAATAATTTCACATCCATAGATGATGTCTTGAATAAGAAAGAAAACAAAAGACCCGAAAGAGGTTGGCGCAAATGA
- a CDS encoding GNAT family N-acetyltransferase, producing the protein MTFREANNTDIKQIQIVRNAVTENTLSDPGLVTDADCLEFITQRGKGWVCEIDNQIVGFSIADLKGNNIWALFVHPSYDKQGIGRQLHDLMLNWYFKQTSKKVWLGTAPNTRAEIFYRKLGWEEVGTHGKGELKFEMTIENWRNKSATDNNE; encoded by the coding sequence ATGACTTTTAGAGAAGCAAATAATACAGACATTAAGCAGATTCAAATTGTAAGAAACGCTGTAACCGAAAATACGCTATCAGATCCTGGATTGGTAACTGATGCTGATTGCTTGGAATTTATTACTCAAAGAGGAAAAGGATGGGTTTGTGAAATTGACAATCAAATTGTAGGGTTTTCAATTGCGGATCTAAAAGGAAATAATATTTGGGCACTATTCGTACATCCAAGCTATGATAAGCAAGGAATAGGAAGACAATTGCATGACTTAATGCTAAATTGGTATTTTAAGCAAACCTCTAAAAAAGTTTGGTTGGGAACAGCACCCAATACAAGAGCAGAAATTTTTTATAGAAAATTGGGGTGGGAAGAAGTTGGCACTCATGGAAAGGGAGAACTAAAATTTGAAATGACCATTGAAAACTGGAGAAACAAAAGTGCAACTGACAATAATGAATAA
- a CDS encoding nuclear transport factor 2 family protein, whose translation MKIEGKLFILVTVLYVAFSCTPSIDTEMEQSKVVDAVHTLYTSFEEKNMTLMSEVMAHDDNMRCFGTDISEVHRSWSQWKQSHMAQFSSFDKAEIKSKDLEVYLSKAGNVAWFSDITDWTLIIQSEPIQMSDIRITGVLEKRDTVWRIVQIHASVPQRSN comes from the coding sequence ATGAAAATAGAAGGAAAACTATTCATCTTAGTTACTGTATTGTATGTAGCTTTTTCGTGTACCCCTAGTATTGATACTGAGATGGAACAATCAAAGGTGGTGGATGCTGTGCATACATTGTACACCTCCTTTGAGGAGAAAAATATGACGCTGATGTCTGAAGTGATGGCGCATGATGATAACATGCGCTGTTTTGGAACTGATATATCAGAAGTGCATAGAAGCTGGTCGCAGTGGAAACAAAGTCATATGGCTCAATTTTCCTCATTTGATAAGGCTGAAATCAAGTCCAAAGACCTTGAGGTGTACCTTAGTAAGGCAGGGAATGTTGCCTGGTTTTCGGATATCACCGATTGGACACTTATAATTCAATCAGAACCTATTCAGATGAGTGATATACGCATTACCGGAGTGCTCGAAAAGAGAGACACTGTTTGGAGAATAGTTCAAATTCATGCCTCCGTTCCTCAGCGTTCAAATTGA
- a CDS encoding DUF417 family protein produces MNKLIDFLSNSHFNFVHFMRVAIFIVMAWIGGLKVFQYEADGIVPFVTNSPFMSFFYTHSKDVSVNQDGKTVAQYILHKNPEGKMVSENIKWHQSNGTYIFSYGLGTVIVLIGLFTLLGSWYPKIGLWGGLLTFGMSIVTLSFLVTTPEVYVPNLGGDMPTPHFGFPYLSGAGRLVLKDIIMMAGGLLIASDCARKIKTMAN; encoded by the coding sequence ATGAATAAATTAATAGATTTCTTAAGTAACAGCCATTTTAATTTTGTGCATTTTATGCGTGTTGCAATTTTCATTGTCATGGCTTGGATTGGTGGATTAAAGGTATTTCAATATGAAGCAGATGGAATTGTTCCTTTTGTAACGAACAGCCCGTTTATGAGCTTTTTTTACACCCATTCTAAGGATGTAAGTGTTAACCAGGATGGTAAAACGGTGGCCCAATATATACTGCACAAAAATCCCGAAGGCAAGATGGTTTCCGAAAATATTAAGTGGCATCAATCAAACGGAACCTATATTTTTTCATATGGTTTAGGTACCGTTATTGTTTTGATTGGTTTGTTCACACTTTTAGGAAGTTGGTATCCAAAAATTGGGCTTTGGGGAGGATTATTGACCTTTGGTATGTCTATAGTTACTTTATCATTTCTGGTGACTACACCTGAAGTTTACGTCCCAAATTTAGGAGGAGATATGCCTACCCCTCATTTTGGATTTCCTTATTTGTCTGGAGCCGGTAGATTGGTTTTAAAAGATATTATTATGATGGCAGGAGGTTTACTAATTGCATCTGATTGTGCTAGAAAAATAAAAACTATGGCTAATTAA
- a CDS encoding SRPBCC family protein: MDKIENPIVECQMMIRKPISEVFQAFVDPTITTKFWFTKSSGILEKEKSVTWEWEMYGVSDTIKIIELVPNHLISIEWDNPKTIVDFEFSELSKETTYVVIKNYGFSQTGNELIEVIKNNTGGFTTVLDGLKAYLEFGIELNLISDKFPHVKQK; encoded by the coding sequence ATGGATAAAATAGAAAACCCAATTGTTGAATGCCAGATGATGATAAGAAAACCTATTTCAGAAGTATTTCAGGCATTTGTTGATCCTACGATTACAACCAAGTTTTGGTTTACCAAGTCCAGTGGAATTCTTGAAAAGGAGAAGAGTGTTACATGGGAATGGGAAATGTATGGTGTTTCAGATACAATAAAAATAATTGAACTTGTACCAAATCATCTAATATCAATTGAATGGGACAACCCTAAAACAATCGTGGATTTTGAGTTTTCGGAATTGTCCAAAGAAACTACTTATGTTGTAATCAAGAATTATGGATTTTCTCAAACTGGAAATGAACTGATTGAGGTGATAAAGAACAATACAGGCGGATTTACTACTGTGTTAGACGGACTAAAAGCATATCTTGAATTCGGAATCGAACTGAATTTAATAAGCGATAAGTTTCCACACGTTAAACAGAAATGA
- a CDS encoding AraC family transcriptional regulator — MEYKTYEPHIDLKSLVSCYWTLEVPKQIETQKQRIVPDGCIEMAFILGDDIKRYTSDKEFLLQPRAMVLGQTIEPFFIEPTGLVNTIAIRFYPYGFANFISEPIENLVNKETSLEQLFGFETATDLEQNIINAKDTEHRINIIEEFLLNRLNEEKTINAIVKNTVDSLLSTNGSVSISSIFKDNPSKRRQLERNFRKQIGVSPKQLGKLIRLQTALKMLLNQQSENLTDIAYNSEYFDQAHFIKDFREFTGINPKEFITHENLALSALFYK; from the coding sequence ATGGAATATAAAACGTACGAACCACATATAGACTTAAAATCACTTGTTAGTTGTTATTGGACTTTGGAAGTACCAAAGCAAATTGAAACGCAAAAGCAACGAATCGTACCAGATGGATGTATCGAAATGGCATTTATTCTCGGGGATGACATAAAACGGTACACTTCTGATAAAGAATTTCTTCTTCAACCTCGTGCAATGGTACTTGGACAAACAATTGAACCCTTTTTCATTGAGCCAACAGGATTAGTTAATACAATTGCTATCCGATTTTATCCCTATGGATTTGCCAACTTTATTTCCGAACCAATCGAAAATCTAGTAAATAAAGAAACATCTTTAGAACAACTTTTTGGATTTGAAACCGCCACTGATTTAGAACAAAATATAATCAATGCCAAAGACACTGAACACAGGATAAACATTATTGAAGAATTTCTTTTGAACAGGCTTAATGAGGAAAAAACAATTAATGCTATTGTTAAAAATACAGTTGATTCACTGCTGTCTACAAACGGAAGTGTTTCTATCTCTTCGATCTTTAAAGATAATCCTTCAAAACGAAGGCAACTTGAAAGAAACTTTAGAAAACAAATCGGAGTAAGCCCCAAACAATTGGGAAAGCTAATTCGCCTGCAAACTGCTTTAAAAATGTTGCTTAACCAGCAGTCGGAAAATCTGACTGACATTGCCTATAATAGTGAATATTTTGATCAAGCGCACTTTATAAAGGATTTTAGGGAATTTACAGGAATTAATCCCAAAGAGTTTATCACTCATGAAAATTTGGCTCTTTCTGCTCTTTTTTACAAATAA